The DNA window CGTAGTTTGATACGTCCACGAGAGTGTTCGCATCTTTCATCAAGAGCACCAGCCCGGAGAGTGCGAACCCGAACCCGGCCAAGCCGATGAGCATCGGCACGAGGACTATGAAGGCCGGGAGTATCATCGACCCGAACGGGATCCTGACCCCGAAGAGCACGCCGAGGGCGATCAGGATCCCGATGCTGTTCAGGGTGGTGATGATGAACATCATCGAGCTCTTGCCCGCCATCAGGGTCATGCGAGGAGCGGGAGAAACCCAGTTGGGCTCGAGCACGCCGAGAGTCATGTCTTCCTTGAGGGAAAACCCCATCCCCCAGAAGACCGCGCTTATGTAGCTTGCCATGAAAGCTCCCACGACGACGTAAAGGAAGTAATCGGACGTCCCCGTGAATCCTGCGAACCCGACGGCCCGGCCGCCTTCGGAGAATCCCTGCCCCATGAAGTAGACTGGAGTCAGCCACATCACCGGCTCCACGACGCGCATGATTGCGTCTGCCGGGTATCTGAAGAACACGCGGAAGTCCTTACGGGCTACGGCATGTATGATCCTCATCTGTGTTGACGTCCAGTCTATGACCTGTTTCACGCGGAATCCTTCCAACAGAACCCCTCCAATGCCCTCCTTCTGCGCGATTCACAGAGCGACGGTTCAGTACTGCCCGAGTGTCCCATTCCGTCGGACCGTCCGGTCCACGGAAAGAAACGCAAGACATCCCGCGGCGAAGAGTCCGAGGGCGAATACGGCCAAGATCGCGAGGTCGGAACGGACTTCTGCCAACCCCGCCCCGGCCAGCCCTACTCTGCGTGTAAGGTCGATTGAGTAGGTGAGAGGAAGAAACCTCGACACCGACCTCATCCAGGCTGGAAGCACCGAAAGCGGGTATGACATCCCGCAGAAGACCAGGAAGACCCCGCGGACAAAGAAGACCATGGCATTGAGCTGCTTGAGCAACAGGACCATGCTTGAGAAGACCAGCCCGAGCCCGTATATCGCCACCGTGGAGAGGAGAAACACCAGCGCGAGCAGGGGACTTGGGATTACACGGACTCCCCAGAGAACCCTGAATAGGACCACTCCGACAACCACAGTCAGGGCTGTTGTGGCCGTGCCGGTGAGGCCTGATCCGAATACAATGGCAAGCCTGTTCGCAGGGGTCATCCAGTTGGATTCAAGGGTCCCGCGTTGCTGTTCTGCCCTGAGGCTCCCGCCGACAACCCAGAGGACCATGTTCAGCCACATCCAGAGGATCATGCCGGTCATGATGAACCCCGCGTAATCAGATGTTCCGGCGTGTTGGGTAAAAACCGCGAGCCCACTCCCGCTTGGACCGGCAAGGGCGCGCGCGGTGAAGACCGCGAGAGACGGCGCGAGGACGGGCCAGACCAGGAGAGCGACCACCCAGCTAGGGTAGCGGAAGAAAATGGTCCACTCGCGCTTCGCGACTGCAAGGAAAGTCCGCATGCAGGTCACTCCTTAGGCGGGCCGCACCCGGGGTCAATCTCTCAGGGACTTGCCTGTAAGGTTGATGAAGACATCCTCCAGGGTGGGCTCGGAGACTCTGAGGTTCAGGATATGCTCTCCGCTCGCCCGGAGAAGGTCGATCATGGCGTCCAGTGTTTCTCTGCTGTTCTCCGTCAGAACCCGGATGATCCAAGTCTCGTGGCTGTTCCCGGATTGCCGCGACTCCACGCCCCGCACCAGCTCGAGCCCTCTGAGCTCCGCAAGGATCCCGTCAGGTTGCCGGCCGATCTCGACCTCCAAGGAGTGCATCTGGCGCACGCTGGCCTTGAGCGCCGCGGGCGGGGCCAGCGCGATGACGCGGCCGTGGTCGATGATGGCGATGCGGTCGCACAGCTCGTCCGCTTCGGCCATGTAGTGGGTGGTGAGGAGGATGGTAT is part of the Bacillota bacterium genome and encodes:
- a CDS encoding ABC transporter permease, whose product is MEGFRVKQVIDWTSTQMRIIHAVARKDFRVFFRYPADAIMRVVEPVMWLTPVYFMGQGFSEGGRAVGFAGFTGTSDYFLYVVVGAFMASYISAVFWGMGFSLKEDMTLGVLEPNWVSPAPRMTLMAGKSSMMFIITTLNSIGILIALGVLFGVRIPFGSMILPAFIVLVPMLIGLAGFGFALSGLVLLMKDANTLVDVSNYVVGQLSGREFPVTVLPRPLLAAALALPTTYAFDAVRGLLLGTTTLMPMRAELSILVAFMAVATAGGYVAFKTLEQHCRKLGLLGTH
- a CDS encoding ABC transporter permease, which encodes MRTFLAVAKREWTIFFRYPSWVVALLVWPVLAPSLAVFTARALAGPSGSGLAVFTQHAGTSDYAGFIMTGMILWMWLNMVLWVVGGSLRAEQQRGTLESNWMTPANRLAIVFGSGLTGTATTALTVVVGVVLFRVLWGVRVIPSPLLALVFLLSTVAIYGLGLVFSSMVLLLKQLNAMVFFVRGVFLVFCGMSYPLSVLPAWMRSVSRFLPLTYSIDLTRRVGLAGAGLAEVRSDLAILAVFALGLFAAGCLAFLSVDRTVRRNGTLGQY